ATCGGCGGCGGCGTCCCGCGCGCCTCAGCCACGGGCCTTCCCCTCCCCCGCCGGCCCGCCGGGCCGCGCCCCGACGTGGACGGCGATCGGCCCCGCCATGAAGCTGCGGTGGCGCACGTCGATGAGCCCCGCCTCGCGCATGATCGCGGCCAGCTCCGCGGGGGTCTTGAACCCCTCGGTCGAGGCGGAGAGGTAGGCGTAGGCGGCGCGGTCGCCCGCGACCAGCCGCCCGAGCAGCGGGATGATGCGCCGCAGGTACAGGCGCACGAGCGGTCGCAGCAGCGAGGGCGGCGGCGGCGAGGTGTCGAGGCAGACGACCCGCCCCCCGGGGCGGACGACGCGCGCCTGCTCGCGGAAGGCGCCGGCGCGGTCCGCGACGTTGCGCAGCAGGTACCCGGAGGTCACGGCGTCGAACGTGCCGTCGGCGAACGGGAGCGCCAACGCGTCGGCGGCGCACCAGAGGACCCGCGCG
This genomic stretch from bacterium harbors:
- a CDS encoding ubiquinone/menaquinone biosynthesis methyltransferase, with translation MVSLGGAPAGPGADVRAMFDRIAGRYQRMNALMTFGRDRAWRRAVVREAALPPGGRLLDLASGTGDIALEALAGGPGATVVAADFSLGMMRVGRARPGGARVLWCAADALALPFADGTFDAVTSGYLLRNVADRAGAFREQARVVRPGGRVVCLDTSPPPPSLLRPLVRLYLRRIIPLLGRLVAGDRAAYAYLSASTEGFKTPAELAAIMREAGLIDVRHRSFMAGPIAVHVGARPGGPAGEGKARG